One window from the genome of Juglans microcarpa x Juglans regia isolate MS1-56 unplaced genomic scaffold, Jm3101_v1.0 JmScfU0001, whole genome shotgun sequence encodes:
- the LOC121245205 gene encoding uncharacterized protein LOC121245205: protein MKGIMRFGRKGKLSPRYVGPFDVLERIGAAAYRLALPPQMSAIHDVFHVSLLRGYVSDPTHVLDYEPLQVREDLTYEEFPVRILAQKAQALRKKTIPMVKVLWSNHTEKEATWELEEDMRTKYPYLFD, encoded by the coding sequence ATGAAGGGAATTATGCGATTCGGTAGGAAAGGCAAATTGAGTCCAAGATATGTAGGCCCTTTTGATGTACTAGAAAGAATTGGAGCTGCAGCATACAGGTTGGCCCTCCCACCACAAATGTCAGCTATTCACGATGTTTTCCATGTCTCTTTGCTTCGAGGGTATGTTTCGGACCCTACACATGTACTAGACTATGAGCCTCTCCAAGTTCGCGAGGATCTGACTTATGAAGAATTTCCAGTCAGAATCCTTGCACAAAAAGCTCAAGCACTCCGCAAGAAGACCATCCCGATGGTCAAGGTACTTTGGAGCAACCACACGGAAAAGGAGGCCACATGGGAGCTAGAAGAGGACATGAGGACCAAGTATCCATATTTATTCGATTGA
- the LOC121245206 gene encoding uncharacterized protein LOC121245206 yields MEKIFRALFCTDEQKVEFATYMLADEADERRTSTRELLLLELNEGVSITWDRFKQAFLDRYFSPALREAKARQFLDLVQGTMIVERYTATFVALSRFASCLVLDEERKCEKFERGLHPRIRSHLIPLRIRNFTDLVTRATLVEENMRVNTTLFNQRKRQQPPPDSIRNKKPAPNYRPQPPLTTKSGQRTTAPARVFALTPRDTETSNDVVTGTLSLFSCHASILFDSGATHSFISNHYVPLTEKIPEPLEPSMSVATPSGEHVNCDYVLIGCPIEIQGRILPADLIIFNMSGFDVILGMDWLSRNHACVDCFNKRVVFKSTNGEEFSFQSVQGGSPPRVISAL; encoded by the exons ATGGAGAAGATTTTTAGGGCTCTATTCTGTACGGATGAGCAAAAAGTGGAGTTTGCCACTTATATGTTGGCAGACGAAGCAGATGAGCGGCGGACCTCTACAAGGGAACTGCTACTGCTTGAGCTTAACGAGGGGGTGTCCATCACTTGGGACCGTTTCAAACAGGCATTTTTAGACCGATATTTTTCCCCAGCACTCCGTGAAGCAAAAGCTAGGCAGTTTCTTGACCTGGTGCAAGGAACCATGATAGTGGAACGCTATACCGCTACGTTTGTGGCATTATCGCGGTTTGCAAGTTGTCTAGTTCTAGACGAGGAAAGGAAATGTGAAAAGTTTGAGCGGGGCTTACATCCGAGAATTCGAAGTCACCTGATACCCCTGAGGATCCGTAATTTCACCGACTTGGTCACACGAGCCACCTTGGTGGAAGAAAACATGAGGGTGAATACGACACTTTTCAATCAAAGGAAACGCCAACAACCTCCACCTGATTCCATTAGAAACAAGAAGCCTGCCCCCAACTACCGTCCACAACCACCTCTGA CTACAAAGAGTGGTCAGAGGACTACCGCACCAGCTAGAGTTTTTGCTCTTACCCCAAGGGACACTGAGACATCTAATGATGTGGTCACAG GCACATTATCGTTGTTTTCATGTCATGCCTCCATTTTATTCGACTCTGGTGCCactcattctttcatttcaaatcattatGTGCCTTTGACTGAGAAGATACCTGAACCACTAGAACCTAGTATGTCTGTTGCTACGCCCTCGGGAGAACATGTTAATTGTGATTATGTGCTAATTGGATGTCCGATTGAGATTCAAGGGAGAATTCTACCTGCAGACTTGATCATATTTAATATGTCCGGATTCGACGTGattctgggaatggactggTTATCCAGGAACCATGCCTGTGTGGATTGTTTTAATAAGAGAGTAGTCTTTAAATCCACAAATGGGGAGGAGTTTAGTTTTCAGTCAGTACAAGGAGGTTCCCCTCCTCGTGTAATCTCAGCTTTATAG
- the LOC121245218 gene encoding 60S ribosomal protein L38-like: MPKQIHEIKDFLLTARRKDARSVKIKRSRDAVKFKVRCSKYLYTLCVFDSEKAEKLKQSLPPGLSVQDL, translated from the exons ATG CCAAAGCAAATACATGAGATCAAGGATTTCCTTCTCACTGCAAGAAGGAAGGATGCTCGTTCTGTCAAAATCAAGAGGAGCAGGGATGCGGTGAAGTTTAAAGTTCGCTGCTCCAAGTACCTTTACACACTCTGTGTGTTTGACTCAGAGAAGGCTGAGAAGTTGAAGCAGTCCCTTCCTCCAG GTTTGAGTGTGCAGGATCTTTGA